One genomic window of Arachis stenosperma cultivar V10309 chromosome 10, arast.V10309.gnm1.PFL2, whole genome shotgun sequence includes the following:
- the LOC130957092 gene encoding uncharacterized protein LOC130957092, with amino-acid sequence MPKVKAISTRTDDANMVVSLVATSYHPQTNGQVEVSNKEIKRILEKIVKPHRRDCSTKLRDALRAYQTAYKTLIVMSLFRLVYGKAYHLIVEVEHKVYWAVKEGNSGLGGAGFERKLQLKELECIRLEAYDNSRLYNEKMKAVHDQNIKRREFRDGD; translated from the exons ATGCCAAAG GTGAAAGCAATTtctacccgtactgatgatgctaacatgGTTGTTTCTTTA GTGGCGACGTCTTACCATCCCCAAACAAATGGACAGGTTGAAGTGTCTAACAAAGAGATCAAGCGCATACTAGAGAAGATTGTGAAACCTCATCGGAGGGATTGTAGTACTAAACTTAGAGATGCGCTACGGGCTTACCAGACAGCTTACAAGACACTAATTGTCATGAGTTTGTTCCGCCTAGTCTATGGAAAGGCTTATCACCTCATCGTAGAGGTGGAACACAAGGTTTACTGGGCTGTGAAGGAAGGCAACTCAGGATTGGGAGGAGCTGGATTTGAAAGAAAACTTCAGCTGAAAGAATTGGAGTGCATTCGGCTAGAGGCTTATGATAACTCAAGACTCTACAATGAAAAGATGAAGGCGGTACATGATCAGAACATCAAGAGAAGAGAGTTTAGAGATGGGGATTAA